In Paenibacillus ihbetae, the following are encoded in one genomic region:
- a CDS encoding ADP-heptose synthase: protein MTRVFVTEAVMLAIYGQLLVPPRPVEYIIPYTTILELYELHASEEQLMNNTDDDQHVKMKIRELISYFEEPLNKKKIDRALQVPWAKSPMIPVGESTTVTVMNTLDTATYGEAFDPIETELLLASQKAEAPILTDQFELIQRIVDSAVPVQVYDIDDFDFALEVPMS, encoded by the coding sequence ATGACCAGAGTTTTCGTGACGGAAGCGGTCATGCTGGCCATTTACGGCCAATTGTTGGTACCGCCGAGGCCCGTCGAATACATCATACCGTATACAACCATATTGGAATTATACGAGCTCCATGCCAGCGAGGAGCAGCTCATGAACAATACCGATGATGATCAGCACGTCAAGATGAAGATCCGTGAGCTCATCTCCTATTTCGAGGAGCCGCTGAACAAGAAGAAGATCGACCGCGCCCTTCAGGTGCCTTGGGCGAAGAGCCCGATGATTCCCGTAGGGGAATCCACGACCGTAACGGTGATGAATACATTGGATACCGCAACCTACGGAGAGGCCTTCGATCCGATCGAAACCGAGCTATTGCTCGCTTCCCAAAAGGCCGAAGCGCCGATCCTGACCGACCAGTTCGAGCTGATTCAGCGGATCGTGGACAGTGCGGTTCCCGTTCAGGTGTACGATATCGATGATTTCGATTTCGCCCTGGAAGTGCCGATGTCTTAA
- a CDS encoding ABC transporter ATP-binding protein codes for MKSWKIYYPFVKPYMKWIILTLVIGMIKFGIPLLLPMIMKYVVDDLLIDQQLSVAQKIEQLMWILGGTLVVFVVIRGPVEYFRQYFAQFITSRILFDMRNRLYAHLQRLSLRYYQNTKVGEAISRFINDVEQSKNLVEVGMMNIWLDIFTLLFVLVIMFVMNPVLTLVAIAVLPLYGLAVNLLYKRLKKLTKDRSQALAGIQAYLHERIQGISVIRSFTLERYDQKKFEGINGNFLKKAMAQTRWNALTFSVINTLTDIAPILVIGYGGYRVIQGDLTLGTFVAFFGYLDRLYAPLRRLINSSTVLTQASASLERVKELMDEPYDIVDRPDAKELKKAGQIDFDRVWFQYNDNAGWVLKDISLTIKQGQTVAFVGMSGGGKSSLIGLIPRFYDVQQGAVKINGHDVRSLTLDSLRGSIGMVLQDNFLFSGTVRENILFGNPEAGEEEIIAAAKAANAHDFITQLPQGYDTEVGERGVKLSGGQKQRLAIARVFLKDPDILVLDEATSALDLESEHLIQQALQSLTNNRTTLIVAHRLSTITHADQIVVLENGRITEQGTHAELMNLDGSYARLYNVQHLEA; via the coding sequence TTGAAATCATGGAAAATTTACTATCCATTCGTTAAGCCTTATATGAAATGGATCATTCTGACCCTCGTGATCGGGATGATTAAATTCGGGATTCCGCTGCTGCTCCCGATGATCATGAAGTATGTCGTGGACGATCTTCTGATCGACCAGCAGCTGTCCGTCGCGCAGAAGATCGAGCAGCTCATGTGGATTCTCGGCGGTACCTTGGTGGTATTTGTTGTCATCCGGGGCCCCGTCGAGTATTTCCGGCAATATTTCGCACAGTTCATTACAAGCCGGATTCTATTTGATATGCGCAACCGGCTGTACGCTCATCTGCAGCGCCTGTCGCTGCGCTATTATCAGAATACGAAGGTGGGAGAGGCGATTTCCCGCTTCATTAATGATGTGGAGCAGTCCAAAAACCTGGTGGAAGTCGGCATGATGAACATTTGGCTGGACATTTTCACGCTGCTCTTCGTGCTGGTCATCATGTTTGTCATGAATCCGGTGCTGACGCTGGTAGCCATTGCGGTGCTCCCGCTGTACGGATTAGCCGTCAATCTGCTGTACAAGCGGCTGAAGAAGCTGACGAAGGATCGCTCCCAGGCGCTGGCGGGCATTCAGGCTTACTTGCATGAGCGCATTCAGGGGATATCCGTCATTCGCAGCTTTACGCTGGAGCGTTACGATCAGAAGAAATTCGAAGGCATCAACGGTAATTTCCTGAAAAAGGCGATGGCGCAGACGCGCTGGAACGCGCTCACCTTCTCGGTGATCAACACGCTGACCGACATCGCGCCGATCCTGGTGATCGGCTACGGGGGCTACCGGGTCATCCAGGGCGATTTGACCCTGGGGACATTTGTTGCCTTCTTCGGATACCTGGACAGGCTGTATGCGCCCCTGCGGCGTCTGATTAACTCTTCGACGGTGTTGACACAGGCCTCCGCATCGCTGGAGCGCGTCAAGGAACTGATGGACGAGCCCTACGACATCGTCGACCGCCCGGATGCCAAGGAGCTGAAGAAGGCGGGGCAGATCGATTTCGACCGCGTGTGGTTTCAATACAATGACAACGCGGGATGGGTGCTTAAGGATATCAGTTTGACGATCAAGCAGGGGCAGACGGTCGCCTTCGTCGGGATGAGCGGCGGGGGGAAATCCTCGCTAATCGGCTTGATTCCAAGATTCTACGACGTGCAGCAGGGCGCGGTCAAAATCAACGGACATGATGTCCGCAGCTTGACGCTGGACAGCCTGCGCGGATCGATCGGCATGGTGCTCCAGGATAACTTCCTGTTTAGCGGAACGGTCCGGGAGAATATCCTTTTCGGCAACCCGGAAGCGGGCGAGGAGGAGATCATCGCTGCGGCGAAGGCGGCGAACGCCCATGATTTTATTACCCAGCTGCCGCAGGGCTATGATACGGAGGTTGGCGAGAGGGGCGTCAAGCTGTCGGGCGGACAGAAGCAGAGGCTTGCCATTGCCCGCGTCTTTCTTAAGGATCCGGACATTCTTGTACTCGACGAGGCGACCTCCGCGCTGGATCTGGAATCCGAGCATCTGATCCAGCAGGCGCTGCAATCGCTGACCAATAATCGGACCACGCTCATTGTCGCGCACCGTTTGTCAACGATTACGCACGCCGATCAGATCGTCGTGCTGGAGAACGGCCGGATTACCGAGCAGGGCACACATGCCGAGCTGATGAATCTGGACGGCAGCTATGCCCGGCTGTACAATGTGCAGCATCTTGAAGCATAG
- a CDS encoding DUF6080 domain-containing protein, whose protein sequence is MSFLSYLFRNKRDNYTAIGLAACLAVLYFYMNIPFVSYIRDNAALLAPHNPFYGAPFQLNLFNFDPSMQYGPENVTIIHPLINFLTGTLTFLFGKSNLPFLIIQSIMNACSAAILYYLIRRIGAGWLLASIMAVFFGISSYTIFTALIPDSYAYAQFVIILSAAYLHYCRIEERFSVPANAAWGLLNFGITSTNVATFFGAFFISLFDRRRYSIWSRLLYTLLVFAALVAGATLIQYFVFSGKTWIGNVFSSMQNGAFSYVAPFSFSHHARVFHMLLVSPILSPEMAMIDPGIAAFATDLTKPYPVYVNIIGFGLLALAILAFVSGLRTRNAWAFIVYIMFGILLHVVIGFGLATYSYDMYLYAGHYLFAVFVLAAMLISKLHQGLAKQLLTGVMIVFMLVTLVHNIVLHHQTLDYIQTTYETVLKTP, encoded by the coding sequence ATGTCTTTTCTGAGCTATCTGTTTCGAAATAAACGCGATAACTACACGGCTATCGGATTGGCTGCATGCCTTGCGGTGCTGTATTTCTATATGAACATCCCATTTGTTTCATACATAAGGGACAACGCAGCCTTGCTTGCCCCGCATAATCCGTTTTACGGAGCGCCGTTCCAGCTGAATTTGTTCAACTTCGACCCTTCCATGCAGTACGGGCCCGAAAATGTCACCATTATTCACCCGCTTATCAATTTCTTGACCGGAACGCTAACCTTCCTGTTCGGCAAATCGAATCTGCCCTTTCTGATCATTCAATCGATCATGAATGCATGCAGTGCGGCGATTCTGTATTATCTCATCCGCCGGATCGGCGCCGGCTGGCTCCTAGCCTCCATTATGGCGGTCTTCTTCGGCATCAGCTCGTATACGATTTTTACCGCGCTGATTCCCGACTCCTATGCCTATGCACAGTTTGTCATCATCCTTTCAGCGGCATATCTGCACTATTGCCGGATCGAGGAACGCTTCAGCGTGCCGGCTAACGCTGCATGGGGACTGCTTAATTTCGGAATTACCTCTACGAATGTGGCAACCTTCTTCGGCGCATTCTTCATCAGCTTGTTTGACCGGCGGCGCTATTCGATATGGAGCCGGCTCTTGTACACCCTGCTCGTATTTGCCGCGCTGGTGGCCGGTGCGACGCTGATACAGTATTTCGTATTCTCCGGAAAGACATGGATTGGAAATGTATTCTCAAGCATGCAGAACGGGGCTTTCAGCTACGTGGCGCCTTTCTCGTTTTCGCACCATGCCCGTGTTTTTCATATGCTGCTGGTGAGCCCGATCCTCTCCCCGGAGATGGCCATGATCGATCCCGGCATCGCCGCGTTCGCGACCGATTTGACCAAGCCTTACCCGGTTTACGTCAACATCATCGGTTTCGGCCTGCTGGCGCTCGCTATTCTGGCTTTTGTAAGCGGCTTGAGGACGCGGAATGCCTGGGCCTTCATCGTATACATTATGTTCGGCATTCTGCTGCATGTCGTTATCGGCTTCGGGCTGGCAACCTATTCCTATGATATGTACCTGTACGCAGGCCATTATCTGTTCGCGGTATTCGTCCTGGCGGCCATGCTGATTTCGAAGCTGCACCAAGGCCTGGCCAAGCAGCTGCTGACCGGTGTCATGATCGTATTTATGCTTGTCACCCTCGTCCATAACATCGTCTTGCATCATCAAACACTGGACTACATCCAGACGACGTATGAGACGGTACTCAAGACGCCCTGA
- a CDS encoding EamA family transporter, with protein sequence MKNEWILYALLLVMTLFGSLGSVLFKAFTANKQLKLLLAGFVSYGLGALLNIYLLGQLPYTLVMPANALTFLWALIFAKLVFKETVGIRKIAGVAFIISGLLLLVS encoded by the coding sequence ATGAAAAATGAATGGATCCTTTATGCCCTGCTGCTGGTTATGACGCTTTTCGGGTCCTTGGGGAGCGTGCTGTTTAAAGCCTTCACGGCGAACAAGCAGCTCAAGCTGCTCCTGGCCGGGTTTGTCAGCTATGGTCTGGGTGCGCTGCTTAACATCTATTTGCTTGGCCAGCTGCCTTACACGCTTGTCATGCCGGCCAATGCGCTGACTTTTCTGTGGGCGCTGATCTTTGCCAAACTGGTGTTCAAAGAGACCGTCGGCATCCGGAAAATTGCGGGCGTCGCTTTTATCATCTCCGGTTTATTGCTCCTCGTATCGTGA
- a CDS encoding EamA family transporter, whose translation MEQLKAMEAPRHLGKGLMILSAILTATGQLFWKWGHSNLWYMAIGFICYGLGALLMIKSFSLEKLSVAYPLMSISYIVALFYGEFFLDEPLSIKKLAAVALLGIGVTLTSYEK comes from the coding sequence ATGGAACAACTAAAAGCGATGGAAGCGCCGCGCCATCTCGGCAAGGGACTGATGATCCTGTCGGCCATTCTGACAGCGACCGGGCAATTGTTCTGGAAGTGGGGCCATTCGAATCTGTGGTACATGGCCATCGGATTTATCTGTTACGGTCTCGGCGCCTTGCTCATGATCAAGTCCTTTTCCTTGGAAAAGCTGTCGGTTGCCTACCCGCTGATGTCCATCAGCTACATCGTGGCCCTGTTTTACGGCGAGTTTTTCCTGGATGAGCCTTTAAGCATCAAAAAATTGGCGGCTGTTGCTCTGCTGGGAATCGGGGTGACCTTAACCTCCTATGAAAAATGA
- a CDS encoding HAD family hydrolase has translation MKQKFAIFDVDKTVIHTDSMFQFLLYGWRKRPSSAPHLFKVVLHSVLYKAGMMPAEQAKSAYFHAIHHLDDSDLEHFYRTKILPAMYPEAVKVMKDKKNKGFHVLLVTASPDAYMRFFTELPYVDHVIATKLTSRHGRFTSMIEGKNCKGEEKVVRIRQYLEEIGLEIDYEQSCAYSDSLSDLPMLGLVKHKYLINHKSAHGCEGLIWNN, from the coding sequence ATGAAGCAAAAATTTGCGATTTTCGATGTTGATAAAACGGTGATCCATACGGACTCCATGTTCCAATTTCTTCTCTACGGATGGAGAAAGCGACCGTCCTCGGCTCCGCACCTATTTAAGGTTGTGCTGCATTCTGTTCTGTATAAAGCGGGAATGATGCCGGCTGAGCAGGCCAAGAGCGCATATTTTCATGCCATTCACCACCTGGACGATTCGGACCTTGAGCATTTCTATCGGACTAAAATCTTGCCAGCTATGTATCCGGAAGCGGTCAAGGTCATGAAGGACAAGAAAAATAAAGGCTTCCATGTCCTGCTCGTGACCGCATCGCCGGATGCTTATATGAGATTTTTCACCGAATTGCCCTATGTCGATCATGTGATCGCCACAAAGCTGACGTCCCGCCACGGACGCTTCACCTCGATGATCGAGGGGAAAAATTGCAAAGGGGAGGAGAAGGTCGTTCGCATCCGGCAATATCTGGAGGAGATCGGCCTTGAGATTGACTACGAGCAGTCCTGCGCGTATTCCGATTCGCTGTCCGATTTGCCCATGCTGGGCTTGGTCAAGCATAAATACTTGATCAATCATAAATCCGCCCATGGATGCGAGGGATTAATATGGAACAACTAA
- a CDS encoding decaprenyl-phosphate phosphoribosyltransferase → MSSTNTESSAAPARRLPFLLFRQLRPKQWTKNLLIFAAPLFSFETVHARTLLDTVIGFFLLSFVSGCVYIINDYADREADRNHPVKKFRPMASGELPPNLALVFGALLLIVSLAVSYLLNPLFTGLLLLYFAMNVAYSFRLKHVVIIDIMIIAAGFVLRAIAGGLVIHVPFTPWFLLCTMLLSLFLAIGKRRHELYLLQNDVGSHRKVLDHYSFDLLDQMSSIVTTATIISYSLFTFTSGRTVHLMWTIPFVIYGMFRYLYLIHIEKKGGAPDKVLLEDRHILVTVILYVISVVVILVNFE, encoded by the coding sequence TTGTCGTCAACAAATACGGAATCGTCCGCCGCTCCTGCGAGAAGGCTTCCTTTCCTTCTCTTCAGGCAGCTCAGACCGAAGCAGTGGACGAAAAATTTACTCATTTTTGCAGCTCCATTATTCTCATTCGAAACGGTGCATGCCCGCACGCTGCTGGATACCGTAATCGGCTTTTTTCTGCTGTCTTTTGTGTCCGGCTGCGTTTATATTATCAATGACTATGCGGACCGCGAGGCGGACCGGAACCACCCTGTAAAGAAATTCCGACCGATGGCTTCCGGCGAACTCCCGCCGAATTTGGCCCTTGTATTTGGCGCGTTGCTGCTCATCGTCTCTCTGGCGGTTTCTTACCTTCTGAACCCGTTGTTCACAGGTCTGCTGCTGCTCTATTTTGCGATGAACGTCGCCTATTCTTTCCGGCTGAAACACGTCGTTATCATTGATATTATGATCATAGCGGCCGGGTTCGTGCTTCGGGCGATTGCGGGCGGCCTTGTCATCCATGTGCCGTTTACGCCGTGGTTCCTCTTGTGCACGATGCTCCTCTCCCTGTTTCTAGCAATCGGTAAACGGCGCCATGAGCTTTATTTGCTGCAGAACGATGTTGGCTCCCATCGTAAAGTGCTGGATCATTACTCATTTGACCTGTTAGATCAGATGAGCAGTATCGTGACGACGGCAACGATCATCAGCTACTCCCTGTTCACCTTTACTTCGGGCCGAACCGTCCATCTCATGTGGACAATTCCGTTCGTCATCTACGGCATGTTCCGTTACCTGTACCTGATTCACATCGAGAAGAAAGGCGGTGCCCCCGACAAGGTTCTCTTGGAGGATCGCCACATCCTGGTCACCGTGATCTTGTACGTGATCAGCGTCGTCGTAATATTAGTGAACTTTGAATAG